The following are encoded in a window of Vigna unguiculata cultivar IT97K-499-35 chromosome 8, ASM411807v1, whole genome shotgun sequence genomic DNA:
- the LOC114195616 gene encoding DEAD-box ATP-dependent RNA helicase 56-like, translating to MGDTKTEAYEEDLLDYEDEEEKEPEGAANKVNGEAVKKGYVGIHSSGFRDFLLKPELLRAIVDSGFEHPSEVQHECIPQAILGMDVICQAKSGMGKTAVFVLSTLQQIDPVAGQVSALVLCHTRELAYQICNEFERFSTYLSDLKVAVFYGGVNIKVHKDLLKNECPSIVVGTPGRILGLARDKDLSLKNVRHFILDECDKMLESLDMRKDVQAIFKMTPHDKQVMMFSATLSKEIRPVCKKFMQDPMEIYVDDEAKLTLHGLVQHYIKLKEEEKNRKLNDLLDALDFNQIVIFVKSVSRAAELDKLLRECNFPSICIHSGMSQEERLKRYKGFKEGHTRILVATDLVGRGIDIERVNIVINYDMPDSADTYLHRVGRAGRFGTKGLAITFVSCSTDVDVLNNVQSRFEVDIKQLPEQIDTASYMPS from the exons ATGGGGGACACAAAGACTGAAGCGTACGAGGAGGACCTTCTTGACTACGAAGACGAAGAAGAGAAGGAGCCTGAAGGTGCTGCTAATAAAGTCAACGGTGAAGCTGTGAAGAA GGGTTATGTTGGAATTCACAGTTCAGGATTCAGAGACTTTTTGCTGAAGCCAGAGCTTCTTCGGGCTATAGTGGACTCTGGATTTGAGCACCCTTCTGAAG TGCAACATGAGTGCATACCTCAAGCTATACTTGGAATGGATGTGATTTGTCAAGCTAAATCTGGAATGGGAAAAACTGCTGTATTTGTTCTATCGACCCTGCAGCAGATTGACCCTGTTGCAGGGCAAGTTTCTGCACTTGTCTTATGTCATACAAGGGAATTAGCATACCAG ATTTGCAACGAATTTGAAAGGTTTAGCACCTACCTATCCGATCTGAAGGTTGCTGTCTTTTATGGTGGCGTCAACATTAAAGTTCACAAGGATCTATTGAAGAACGAATGCCCTAGTATTGTTGTTGGTACACCTGGAAGAATACTTGGATTAGCTAGGGATAAGGACCTTTCTTTGAAGAATGTTAGACATTtcattttagatgaatgtgataaGATGCTAGAATCTCTGG ACATGAGGAAAGATGTGCAAGCTATTTTCAAGATGACACCCCATGATAAGCAAGTTATGATGTTTTCTGCAACACTCAGCAAGGAAATACGTCCTGTCTGCAAAAAATTTATGCAAGAT CCAATGGAAATTTATGTTGATGACGAAGCAAAGTTGACCCTTCATGGACTTGTGCAG CACTACATCAAATTGAAAGAAGAGGAGAAGAACAGGAAGTTGAACGACCTTCTTGATGCATTGGACTTCAATCAAATTGTTATCTTTGTGAAAAGTGTTAGTAGAGCAGCGGAGCTGGACAAACTGCTTAGAGAATGCAACTTCCCATCTATTTGCATTCATTCTGGAATGTCTCAGGAAGAAAG GTTAAAGCGATATAAAGGttttaaggagggacatacaagaatTCTAGTTGCAACAGATTTGGTTGGTCGGGGAATCGATATTGAACGTGTGAATATAGTTATAAACTATGACATGCCGGATTCTGCTGATACGTACTTGCACAGG GTTGGCCGTGCTGGAAGATTTGGAACCAAGGGCCTTGCAATTACATTTGTTTCATGTTCCACTGATGTTGATGTTCTCAACAAT GTTCAATCCAGGTTTGAAGTTGATATAAAGCAGCTTCCTGAGCAGATTGATACAGCTAGCTACA TGCCATCTTAG
- the LOC114194171 gene encoding pentatricopeptide repeat-containing protein At4g21065-like — protein MQLTALTTTLSRLQLQVPLPPDTTKRRAAEQTCLVLLRTCDTLATLTRIHAFILKLGLHHNPLVLTKFASTASNIDAVHYAASVTFPEDRNDEATPRRRAFHDAFLFNTFIRAFAQTTHAKPRALHFYRFMLRHAVSPNKFTFPFVLKACAGIESLALGMAVHSAVVKFGFEEDIHVRNAMIHMYCCCEEGSKPNSAQKVFDESTDRDLVTWSTMIGGYARAGNSTRAVSLFREMQVTGMCPDEITMVIVLSACADLGALELGKWLESYVERKSITKSEKLCNAMIDMFAKCGDVDRAVKIFREMETRTIVSWTSVIVGLAMHGRGLEAVSLFDEMVEQGVEPDDVAFVGVLYACSHSGLVDKGHYYFKTMENRFNIVPKIEHYGCMVDMLSRAGLVKEAVEFVGAMPVEPNQVIWRSIVTACNARGELRLGESVAKELIKSEPMHESNYVLLSNIYAKLMRWEKKRKVREMMGVKGMRKIPGSTMIEMNNEMYEFVAGDKSHDKYKEIYEMVDEMGKEIKRAGYVAATSQVLLDIDEEDKEDALYRHSEKLAIAFALLSTPPGTPIRIVKNLRVCEDCHSATKFISKVYAREIVVRDRNRFHHFKNGLCSCGDFW, from the exons atgcAATTAACAGCACTCACCACCACCCTCTCACGCCTCCAACTCCAAGTCCCACTCCCTCCGGACACCACGAAACGACGCGCCGCCGAACAAACCTGCTTGGTGCTCCTCCGCACGTGCGACACGCTCGCCACCCTCACGCGAATTCACGCCTTCATCCTCAAGCTTGGCCTCCACCACAACCCTCTCGTCCTCACCAAGTTCGCTTCCACCGCCTCCAACATCGACGCCGTTCACTACGCCGCCTCCGTCACATTCCCCGAAGACCGGAATGACGAGGCTACCCCTCGCCGTCGCGCCTTTCACGACGCTTTTCTCTTCAACACGTTCATCAGAGCCTTTGCCCAAACAACGCACGCCAAGCCCCGCGCTCTTCATTTCTACCGCTTCATGCTCCGGCACGCCGTTTCGCCCAACAAGTTCACCTTCCCCTTCGTCCTCAAGGCCTGCGCCGGCATCGAGAGCTTGGCCCTGGGGATGGCGGTCCACTCCGCCGTGGTGAAGTTCGGCTTCGAAGAGGATATCCACGTGCGGAACGCCATGATCCACATGTATTGCTGTTGTGAGGAAGGGTCTAAACCGAACTCTGCTCAGAAAGTGTTCGATGAAAGTACTGACCGCGATTTGGTGACATGGAGCACCATGATAGGAGGCTACGCACGTGCCGGGAATTCCACACGTGCAGTTTCGCTGTTCAGAGAGATGCAG GTTACAGGGATGTGTCCCGACGAGATCACCATGGTTATAGTTTTGTCTGCGTGTGCTGATTTGGGTGCGCTTGAGTTGGGGAAGTGGTTGGAGTCGTATGTTGAGAGGAAGAGCATAACGAAGTCTGAGAAGTTGTGCAATGCAATGATAGACATGTTTGCGAAGTGTGGTGATGTTGACAGAGCTGTGAAAATTTTCAGGGAAATGGAAACGAGGACCATAGTTTCATGGACTTCGGTGATTGTTGGTTTGGCAATGCACGGTCGCGGATTGGAGGCTGTTTCTCTTTTTGATGAGATGGTGGAACAAGGGGTGGAGCCTGATGATGTTGCTTTTGTTGGGGTGCTTTATGCCTGTAGTCACTCAGGACTGGTTGATAAGGggcattactatttcaaaaccATGGAGAACAGGTTCAACATTGTGCCAAAGATTGAGCATTATGGCTGCATGGTTGATATGTTGAGTAGAGCAGGGCTTGTGAAGGAGGCTGTGGAGTTTGTTGGAGCCATGCCAGTTGAGCCAAACCAGGTCATATGGAGAAGCATAGTCACTGCTTGTAATGCTCGTGGTGAGCTGAGGCTCGGTGAGAGCGTGGCTAAGGAACTAATCAAGAGCGAGCCAATGCACGAGTCTAACTATGTGTTGCTGTCGAACATTTACGCAAAATTGATGCGCTgggagaagaagaggaaggtTAGGGAGATGATGGGTGTGAAGGGGATGAGGAAGATTCCAGGGAGCACCATGATTGAGATGAATAATGAAATGTACGAGTTTGTTGCTGGGGATAAGTCACATGATAAGtacaaagaaatatatgaaatgGTGGATGAGATGGGAAAGGAGATTAAGAGAGCAGGGTATGTGGCTGCAACATCACAGGTGTTGCTTGACATTGATGAAGAGGATAAGGAAGATGCTTTGTATAGACACAGTGAAAAGCTTGCTATTGCTTTTGCTCTTCTGAGTACACCCCCTGGAACACCAATTAGAATTGTGAAGAACTTGCGTGTTTGTGAAGATTGCCACTCTGCTACTAAGTTCATTTCTAAGGTTTATGCGCGAGAGATTGTGGTGAGGGACCGCAATCGCTTCCACCATTTCAAGAATGGTTTGTGTTCCTGTGGAGACTTCTGGTAA